From the genome of Anaerohalosphaeraceae bacterium, one region includes:
- a CDS encoding phasin family protein — protein sequence MFETLDKLFLAGLGAMSMTKERAEALFEEYVQKGKAKREEKSGFVKEILELAEKSRADLEKIISEQLHKVLTQMPLATKEDLKRLEEKIDQLLKK from the coding sequence ATGTTTGAGACACTCGATAAATTGTTTCTGGCAGGGCTGGGGGCGATGAGCATGACCAAGGAACGGGCGGAAGCCCTTTTCGAGGAGTATGTTCAGAAGGGCAAGGCCAAACGCGAGGAGAAAAGCGGCTTTGTGAAAGAGATTCTGGAGCTGGCGGAAAAAAGCCGAGCCGATTTGGAGAAAATCATTTCAGAACAGCTTCATAAGGTCCTGACGCAGATGCCTTTGGCGACAAAAGAAGACCTCAAGCGTCTGGAAGAGAAAATCGACCAGCTCCTCAAAAAATAA